The Kineococcus rhizosphaerae genome has a window encoding:
- a CDS encoding GDSL-type esterase/lipase family protein: MDVRVCFVGDSFVAGVGDPGHLGWTGRVAVRTPFPLTRYVLGVRRETSAQVARRWRAECGPRLPAGSRNAVVLSFGVNDTTLEDGRPRVRPQESVATLDGVLREVPWPVLVVGPPAVDDEAQNERSAVLDAGFARVCAAAGVAYVPVLEHLRADAVWRREVRDGDGAHPAAAGYERLARLVEPAWRGFVHRLADG, from the coding sequence GTGGACGTCCGGGTGTGCTTCGTGGGGGACTCGTTCGTGGCCGGGGTCGGCGACCCCGGGCACCTGGGGTGGACGGGGCGGGTCGCGGTCCGCACGCCGTTCCCGCTGACCCGGTACGTCCTGGGGGTCCGGCGCGAGACGAGCGCGCAGGTCGCGCGGCGGTGGCGGGCCGAGTGCGGTCCACGGCTGCCGGCGGGGTCGCGCAACGCGGTGGTCCTCTCGTTCGGGGTGAACGACACGACCCTCGAGGACGGCCGGCCCCGGGTCCGGCCGCAGGAGTCGGTGGCGACCCTGGACGGGGTGCTGCGGGAGGTCCCGTGGCCGGTGCTGGTGGTGGGTCCGCCCGCGGTCGACGACGAGGCCCAGAACGAGCGGTCGGCGGTCCTGGACGCCGGGTTCGCCCGGGTCTGCGCCGCGGCGGGGGTCGCGTACGTCCCGGTGCTGGAGCACCTGCGCGCGGACGCGGTGTGGCGCCGGGAGGTCCGCGACGGCGACGGCGCGCACCCGGCCGCGGCCGGGTACGAGCGGCTCGCGCGCCTGGTCGAACCCGCCTGGCGCGGCTTCGTGCACAGGCTCGCGGACGGCTGA
- a CDS encoding RecQ family ATP-dependent DNA helicase → MPSQSPALTETIDRTALRVEAEEVLRRLVGSPDASLREDQWTAIEALVADRRRALVVQRTGWGKSAVYFVATALLRARGAGPTVIVSPLLALMRNQVAAAERAGVRAVTVNSTNSEDWGRVYDEVRAGAVDVLLVSPERLNNPGFRDEVLPQLAATTGLLVVDEAHCVSDWGHDFRPDYRRIRTLLADLPDGIPVLATTATANARVTADVAEQLSVTGTRTLEDVLVLRGSLDRESLRLAVVRLPSHAHRLAWLVEHLPELPGSGIVYVLTVSAATDVAQHLRAHGVEAVPYSGQTEAAERLQAEDDLVNDRIKVLVATSALGMGFDKPDLGFVVHLGAPSSPIAYYQQVGRAGRGIDEAEVVLLPGAEDRDIWRYFASIGFPAEDDVRLALSVLADAGEPLSTQALESRVTLRRNRLEMMLKVLDVDGAVRRVRGGWQATGREWAYDTERYARVGQTREVEQQAMVDYVATTGCRLEFLRRALDDPDAAPCGRCDNCGGFEVPRGVDDAAVAQAGEDLNRPGVPLEPKKVWPTGMTSLDVSLSGRIAPAEQPGVGRAVARVTDLGWGGAVRELFAAGVPDGETPVALRHAAAAVLDDWARDLGLDGIVAMCSASRPQLVSHLAGGLARYTGLPLVTTFRLLDDSPTRTDVNSAHRLAQVARRFDLPDPDLVQDRKLLLVDDRVRSGWTLTVAARQLRRAGADDVFPFVLAAGE, encoded by the coding sequence ATGCCCTCCCAGTCGCCCGCGCTCACCGAGACGATCGACCGCACCGCCCTGCGCGTCGAGGCCGAGGAGGTCCTGCGCCGCCTGGTCGGCAGCCCGGACGCCTCCTTGCGCGAGGACCAGTGGACGGCGATCGAGGCGCTGGTCGCCGACCGCCGCCGGGCGCTCGTCGTGCAGCGCACGGGGTGGGGCAAGTCGGCGGTGTACTTCGTGGCGACGGCCCTGCTGCGCGCCCGCGGCGCCGGGCCGACGGTGATCGTCTCGCCGCTGCTGGCGCTGATGCGCAACCAGGTCGCCGCGGCCGAACGCGCGGGGGTCCGTGCGGTGACGGTGAACTCGACGAACTCCGAGGACTGGGGGCGGGTCTACGACGAGGTGCGCGCCGGCGCGGTCGACGTCCTGCTCGTCTCCCCCGAACGCCTCAACAACCCGGGGTTCCGCGACGAGGTGCTGCCGCAGCTGGCGGCGACGACGGGGTTGCTGGTGGTCGACGAGGCGCACTGCGTCTCGGACTGGGGTCACGACTTCCGCCCGGACTACCGGCGCATCCGCACGCTGCTGGCGGACCTGCCCGACGGGATCCCGGTGCTGGCGACGACGGCGACGGCGAACGCGCGCGTGACGGCCGACGTCGCCGAGCAGTTGTCGGTGACGGGCACGCGCACCCTGGAGGACGTGCTGGTGCTGCGCGGTTCCCTGGACCGCGAGTCGCTGCGGCTGGCCGTGGTGCGGCTGCCGTCGCACGCCCACCGGCTGGCCTGGCTCGTGGAGCACCTGCCGGAACTGCCCGGGTCGGGGATCGTCTACGTCCTGACGGTCTCGGCCGCGACGGACGTGGCGCAGCACCTGCGCGCGCACGGCGTCGAGGCCGTCCCGTACTCCGGGCAGACGGAGGCCGCCGAGCGCCTGCAGGCCGAGGACGACCTCGTGAACGACCGGATCAAGGTGCTCGTCGCCACGAGCGCACTCGGGATGGGTTTCGACAAGCCCGACCTGGGTTTCGTCGTGCACCTGGGGGCACCGAGCTCCCCCATCGCCTACTACCAGCAGGTCGGCCGCGCCGGTCGCGGCATCGACGAGGCCGAGGTGGTGCTGCTGCCGGGCGCGGAGGACCGCGACATCTGGCGGTACTTCGCCTCCATCGGCTTCCCCGCCGAGGACGACGTGCGGCTCGCGCTGAGCGTCCTGGCCGACGCCGGGGAGCCGTTGTCGACGCAGGCCCTGGAGTCGCGGGTCACGCTGCGCCGCAACCGGTTGGAGATGATGCTGAAGGTCCTCGACGTCGACGGCGCGGTGCGGCGGGTGCGGGGCGGCTGGCAGGCGACGGGCCGGGAGTGGGCCTACGACACCGAACGCTACGCCCGGGTCGGCCAGACGCGGGAGGTCGAGCAGCAGGCGATGGTCGACTACGTCGCCACGACGGGGTGCCGGCTGGAGTTCCTGCGCCGCGCCCTCGACGACCCGGACGCGGCCCCCTGCGGCCGGTGCGACAACTGCGGTGGTTTCGAGGTCCCGCGCGGGGTGGACGACGCGGCCGTCGCGCAGGCCGGGGAGGACCTGAACCGCCCCGGCGTCCCGCTGGAGCCGAAGAAGGTGTGGCCCACGGGCATGACGTCGCTCGACGTCTCCCTGTCCGGGCGCATCGCCCCCGCCGAGCAACCCGGCGTCGGCCGGGCGGTCGCCCGGGTGACCGACCTCGGCTGGGGCGGCGCCGTGCGCGAGCTGTTCGCCGCGGGGGTCCCGGACGGCGAGACCCCCGTCGCGTTGCGGCACGCCGCGGCCGCGGTCCTGGACGACTGGGCCCGCGACCTGGGCCTCGACGGGATCGTCGCGATGTGCTCGGCGTCGCGGCCGCAGCTGGTCTCGCACCTGGCCGGTGGCCTGGCCCGGTACACGGGCCTGCCGCTGGTGACGACGTTCCGGTTGCTGGACGACTCCCCGACGCGCACGGACGTGAACTCCGCGCACCGGCTGGCGCAGGTGGCCCGGCGCTTCGACCTGCCCGACCCGGACCTGGTCCAGGACCGCAAGCTGCTGCTCGTCGACGACCGGGTCCGCAGCGGGTGGACGTTGACGGTGGCCGCGCGGCAGCTGCGGCGGGCCGGGGCCGACGACGTGTTCCCGTTCGTGCTGGCCGCCGGTGAGTGA
- a CDS encoding alpha/beta hydrolase: protein MRRVDRPLRGGGTLPLAHVRSGPVTPVPLVVVPGGPGMASVLPYARFRATASARGVDVVMVEHRGIGLSRHDDRGRDLEPGDVTVEDVVDDLAAVLDDLGVERAVVLGSSYGTYVAQGFGVRHPQRVAGMVLDSPVLSVAGDLPLVRAFRRERLWDGDDALSRAVRTSAAPARELAVVVPAVYELCGPRVLSRLLAARERGRTRLWRRLADLGAGTRGGLRFVTEPDLVDGIAYGQLGYGLPPDGSPLDPQVALAAPGRPLYRGEPFDLPAELPRFSWPTVVLSGERDLQTPRPVAERLTSLLPDGVLVPIAGIGHSALDTHPLAALFTARAVTAGAAHGLPRLAGWIADLPRRSASRLAGPALSAALALGG from the coding sequence GTGCGCCGGGTCGACCGGCCGTTGCGCGGTGGCGGGACGCTGCCCCTGGCCCACGTCCGCAGCGGACCCGTCACGCCGGTCCCGCTCGTCGTCGTCCCCGGCGGCCCGGGCATGGCGTCCGTGCTGCCGTACGCGCGGTTCCGCGCGACGGCCTCGGCCCGCGGGGTGGACGTGGTGATGGTGGAGCACCGCGGGATCGGCCTGTCTCGGCACGACGACCGGGGCCGGGACCTGGAACCCGGTGACGTCACGGTCGAGGACGTCGTCGACGACCTCGCCGCGGTGCTCGACGACCTCGGCGTCGAGCGGGCAGTGGTCCTCGGCAGTTCCTACGGCACCTACGTGGCGCAGGGTTTCGGGGTGCGGCACCCGCAGCGGGTCGCGGGGATGGTCCTGGACTCCCCGGTCCTGTCGGTCGCCGGCGACCTGCCGCTGGTCCGGGCGTTCCGGCGGGAACGGTTGTGGGACGGGGACGACGCCTTGTCGAGGGCCGTCCGCACGTCAGCGGCGCCCGCGCGCGAACTCGCCGTCGTCGTCCCGGCCGTCTACGAGCTCTGCGGCCCGCGGGTCCTCAGCCGGCTGCTCGCCGCCCGGGAGCGGGGCCGGACGCGGCTGTGGCGGCGACTGGCCGACCTCGGGGCCGGGACCCGCGGCGGTCTGCGGTTCGTCACCGAACCCGACCTCGTCGACGGCATCGCCTACGGCCAGCTGGGTTACGGGTTGCCACCGGACGGGTCGCCGCTGGACCCGCAGGTGGCGCTGGCCGCCCCGGGCCGGCCCCTCTACCGGGGTGAACCCTTCGACCTGCCGGCCGAACTCCCGCGCTTCTCCTGGCCCACGGTGGTCCTGTCGGGCGAGCGGGACCTGCAGACACCCCGGCCCGTCGCCGAGCGCCTGACCTCCCTGCTGCCCGACGGCGTGCTCGTCCCGATCGCCGGGATCGGCCACAGCGCGCTCGACACCCACCCGCTCGCGGCGTTGTTCACCGCCCGGGCCGTGACCGCGGGGGCCGCGCACGGGCTGCCGCGGCTCGCCGGGTGGATCGCGGACCTGCCGCGGCGCAGCGCGTCCCGCCTGGCCGGGCCGGCGCTGTCCGCGGCCCTCGCGCTCGGCGGCTGA